The Bos indicus x Bos taurus breed Angus x Brahman F1 hybrid chromosome 11, Bos_hybrid_MaternalHap_v2.0, whole genome shotgun sequence sequence GGAATTCTGGGCCAAATATATTAAAAGCATTCCACATATCTTTCTCCCTAAGAGATCCTCAAACTAGATATCGTAATACCCATCTTGTAGAGATAAAAAACAAGGTTCAGAGATGTTGGGGGATTTACTGAGGTGTTGAGAGGTTTACCAAACAATTAGTAGCAGGGCTAGCTTTTAAATGCAGGTTTATTTGACTTGAAAACCCACATTGATACCTCAGGTATACATTTTGAAGGTCAATTATGAGTGATGACTCCATTTCTACAGAAAGGTGTAAAAGGGATATATCACTTTATcctcacatttatttttcagttctgttcagtcactcagtcatgtccgactctttgcaaccccatgaaccgcagcacgccaggcctccctgtccatcaccaactcccggagtttacccaaactcaagtccattgagtcggtgataccatccaatcatctcatcctctgttgtccccttctcctccagccctcaatctttcccagcatcagggtcttctcaaatgagtcagctcttcgcatcaggtggccaaaggactggagtttcagcttcaacatcagtccttccaatgaacacccaggactgatctcctttaggatggactgcttggatctcctcgcagtccaagggactctcaagagtcttctccaacaccacagttcaaaagcatcaattctttggcacttagctttctttatagtccaactctcacatccatacacgaccactggaaaaaccatagtcttgactagatggaactttgttgacaaagtaatgtctgctttttaatatgctgtctaggttggtcataactttccttccaaggagcaagtgtcttttaatttcatagctgcagtcaccatctgcagtgattttggagccccctcaaaataaagtcagccactgtttccactgtttccccatctatttgccatgaagtgatgggaccggatgccatgatctcagtttcctgaatgttgagctttaagccaactttttcactttcctctttcactttcatcaagaggcttttgagttcctcttcactttctgccataagggtggtattatctgcctgtctgaagttgttgatatttctcccagcaatcttgatttcaatcttgtgcttcctccagctcagcgtttctcatgatgtactctgcataaaagttaaataagcagggtgacaatatccagacttgatatactccttttcctgtttggaaccaatctgttgttccaggtccagttctaactgttgcttcctgacctgcatgcaggtttctcaggaggtaggtcaggtggtctggtattcccatctctttcagaattttccacagtttattgtgatccacacagtcaaaggctttggcatagtcaataaagcagaaatagatgtttttctggaactctcttgctcttttgatgatccaacgaatgttggcaatttgacctctggttcctctgccttttctaaaaccagcttgaacatctggaagttcatggttcacaaactgctaaagcctggcttggagaattttgagcattactttactagcatgtgagatgagtgcaattgtgcggtagtttgagcattctttggcattgcctttctttgggattggaatgaaaactgaccttttccagtcctgtggccactgctgagtttatttttaggaaaaaaaaaaatcattggacTTCCCTAGccaccctagtggctcagtggtaaagaagccatctctcaatgcaggagatgcaggttcagtccttgggttgggaagattccccggaggaggaaatcacaacccacggTATTCTTTCTTACTTGggaaacctatggacagaggagcctggtgggctacagtctatggtgtcacaaagagtaggacatgactgagcaactaaacaacaacaacaaacactcaGTAGGTGTCAAGGTGCTCCCAGGGCTGTTCCACGACTGCTAAAACAGTCACAGACTATCAGAGGGCTAAAGGGATATGTTCATCACTCCTCCAAAAATATCCAAACACTTGAATCCAAGAGACTTAAGAATAAGCTCAGACACCTCTCCATCTATTAACTTTCCCAtactttcaaaaatagaaaaggtaTTTAAATCAAGTGCCTAAAGAAGTCCTAGTTAGCCTATATTCCTTGAGGTAGAAGATGGTGGTCAATAATTTGCAAGCCTGGGTTTTACTCTTTTAGCTCCGGATTTGAAAAGTCACTAAGGTAAAGTAAGTTAAGTGAGTGTGGTGGACACAGTTTAAGATGATGGCCCACAGAAGACCCTTATCCTTAAATGATTCCTTCCCCCTGTATGAAGTGGGACACCACCTCCATGATATGTTCTACAAAGAGATTTTGTAGCTATCATTTAGCTTACTCATCAGCTGACTTGGTTATATTAAAAGGAGATTTTTTCCAAGTAGGCATAACCTaatcatttgatttctttaagaACAAAGCATTGTCTCTGTCCCTTaacagaagagaaaggcagagagattCAAGACAAGAAAGGAATTCAACATGACGGAGGTTCCCCATTAATGAGAGGGAGGGCTTGGGGCAAGGACCTGAGAATGGCCTCTGGGAGCTGAGAGTAAATGCTGGCCAACATCCAGCAACTTGGACTTCAGTCCTACAGTTGCAGTAAACTGGATTCCTTGAACATGAACTGACTTGGAAGCAGATTTTTCCTCAGAGCTTCCGATCCATCCCGGTGTACCTTGGTTTCAGCCTTAGGTGATCCTGAGCAGAGAACTCAGTTAAGACCACTTAGACTTCTAGTTTGAggaactatgagataataaacaGACTTGTTTAAACTGATAAATAAATGgcgatttgttacacagcaggaGAAAATGGACGCAGCAAACCAATTCAAGTGGCAGATGAAGACAACAGGAAAatcaaatttttctttccttccataagCTATTCAGTTGTCTCAGGAAAGGTGCAGCTATGTTGACTAACATGAGGCCCAACATGCCCCAAGCCATCCTTTTTGTGACATGGACAGTGTCCACTGCTAACTCATGAATGCCATTGTCTTCAAAACTTTATATTTCAACTATCACAACTGCCATTTGGTGCTGATAccatcattatcttcattttctaaatgaggATATTGAGATTTAGGATCATTAAACAACCTGTCAGAGATCACAGTGAGAaatgggggctgggaggggacagAATTTAAGGATGGAAAACCAGGCAGTCTAACCTGGAGTGTACATAACCAACTATCTAGAAGACCTCTGGAGAACTTTGATTAAAGCTGTCAGAACTTCTCCTGTCTCAGTCCATGATGGCTTGACAATATCAGATAGACATGGCACATGTCTCTGACCTAAAAGCAGAACCATAAGTGAAGAACATTATTGGACCTTATACACCAGAGTCAGGGACTGGATTTTACATATTCTTCTCTGTGTGTACACAAGAGGGACAGATGTATGTTTAGATGTTTCGGGATGGGGCAAACACCAGGCAAAACAGTGAAAGTGTCATTCTGCCACACTATGTCTATCCACATTAAGTACTTTAACTTAATGAATGGACGTGGCCTTGCCATTGTGAAAGATACACCAAATACTGAAGCTACACTCAAGCGTAGAACAGGTCTCAGCGGTTAAAAATAGTCTCCAGATTTTCAGAAAGTTCTCCAAAGTGTGTCAGGATAAATAGTAAGAAATGATCAGGCCCACAAATGAGTCTGCCATTCATTTTGGCAGTACCAGAAAATGTACACCCACAAACGGGATTGATAGGATAAGTAACTTAGAAATATTAGAtagatttaaaaagaaggaaacagtaaTGCTGATGATGATATTAAACATTTGAACATTGTTTAGACATTGATTCATAAAAACCCAGACAATGGTTATGAATGGATGCACTCAAAtaaatactatttcttttttaaaaagtcacatattCACAGAGTCAGCTGGTTACTATGGAATCACATATGATGTCATAAATTTGACATTCTAAATGCAAACCTAAACTGAGCAACAGAAACAACAGGAAATGGAGCTGGGGAGAAGAAAACCTACATAACAACAAAAGAATATCAGTAGTTAGAGAAATGAGTCAAACAtctctgaaacagaaaaagaaggtcAGTGAATTGAATGTCCTAGAATCTTGCCAAAGGACTGAGGAAACATAGATGTCAGCCCATCCTTTTCTCGGGGGCAATGCTTTGCAGCAATCAAATTTCAGAGGATGACCACACATAGAAACAAAAGGAGAGGTAAAGAATATGGAGAGTGGAGGAAAAGGAGCTGAAAGCATGTGGTGTAAGTCCATCCAATAATCAGCATTCATTGAGCAGATGCTCATACGCGAGTGGTAAGAGGTGAAACACAGTTGCTATCTTTGAAGAATGCACAGCCTAGTAGGAAAGAGAATACATAAACAAAGTTCAATTTGGCGCTCAGTAAAAGTGTGTACACAAGACACAGGCAACACCGAGGAATGTTTAACACTGGGAACTTCTCCCAGGTCATGCTGAGCTTAGCTCTGAAGAACACTGAGGGGAAAAGGAGGTTTTAAGAAAATAAGGGTGGTATACAGACAAATACAAGTCATTTGGCATAAATAGAACAGAGATAAGATGTAGAGTGGAGGGTATACAAGTTACAGGTAGACAGGATACAGCATGAGTCTCTTGTCTCTCTAACCAAGCGAATGAAGAATGCACCTGAAAATAAAGCATCAgtagatttatattttataaatatcataaataaatCGAGTAGATAGACCTAGAAGTTGAGAGGATTTGAGGCCATAAAATCTGGTTAAAAGCTGTATTTTAAGATTACATGTCCATAATGATCTAAAGGCCTAGAACAAGGCAATGgtaaaagaaatggagaagagggACTGGATTCAAATATCTTTTGGAGTTAGAAGTGGTGGGATTttacggtggtggtggtggtgtgtgtgtgtttgggggcacGGTGACAAAAAGATTTTAGGATTAGTTCTAGGAATGCACAGCTATGCCATTCTCTTCAGACACAGACTCAATCACTCAACTCGAGATTTTTCGTGAGTGCAAGACAGAGCATAAAGAGATTAACAGACTGCCCTTGAAAACCTCAATTTATGCTGGAAGTTGAGCTCcttaaacagataaataatattAATCTTGACTGCATTATAGTTACTGAATTGGCAGGAAGCAATAGAAATACTGGTCCAGTAAAATAGTATTTCCTgcaattgaaaatgaaaaaaaaactgaatagatGTCCATGAAATAAGTTATCATCTTGTGTTTTCCTGCATGGCCTTCCCTATTAGTTTATTGATAAGAAACCTCTTTTCACTCTTGATGCTATGAATAGTTAGATGATACGGATAGAATACATGCCTATTGATTGATTTCTATAGGATTAAggtctttgattttaaaaatctattattgaTGAGGCTCAGATCTACAGAAAATTggtttatggaaaaaaaaaaaaaagagagagagagagaagtttcgATTCTACATGGCAAATGAAAAAGTTCCATAAGAAGCAACCTTCTgagtaatggggaaaaaaatgttctgtGTAAGCAACTCCACACTTAATTCTAAGTGCTACTGACCTCCGGGAAATTATCCCAAAGCATTTCCCCCgttatcatttttcaaatgataaaTGCATCATGTTTCGAAATCTATTGgcctttcttggtggctcagtcggtaaagaatccatctgaaatgcaggagaatgCCTGTaaagcaagagacccaggttcaatttctgggtcaggaagatcccctggagaaggaaatggcaacccactccagtactcttgcctgggaaatcccatggacagagaagcctgctgggctacagtccatggggtcacaagagtcagacgagtcagacaggacttagcaactaaactaccaccacctcAAATCTATACATCAACaaatttctatattaaaaatttGTTCGTATAGTTCTCTgatatgtattctttttactcACGCTTGTTAgaacaggggaaaaaataatatctaaaaatctatattttttgataatggcaaGGAGACAAATTCTAAttcttatttatcctttcattCCCCATACCCAAAGTTTCTAATGTCCCTGaggtaaaaaattaataaacattctTTGTTTCCATGTCAAGAATGAGACTGGATCGAGGTACTCAAAAGACAGCCTAGAAGGAGACAAATCTAGAAAGGATTCTGAGAAATCAGTTCGTCTGACCACTCAGGTGAGCTGACCTCTTTAGAGTTGGTGAGAAAATTAAAGAGTAGACAGCATAACAAAAAATATTAGGGGGCAGTGGAGTTTGGGGAGAAAAGACCAAGCTATCAAGATGTGCATTAAGGGATACCTAATGCCCTTGTGGAGAGGTCGAGAAAAACCTAGGAGAAGCTAGCTGGTCCCTGCCTCCCAGTCCAGTCCACATCCCAGTCTTCATACAGAACAAGTGGTATAGAAACCTCTGCTCAGTCTAAGGGAAGAGACTGGTCTATGTTCAAatcagggagggaaggggagtcTAGCCATCACATTGACCATTTTCTGCACCATCTTTCAGATGAGGCGTGCAGTCATACCGAATCACTCGCTGAGATGTTGCTCCATGCGGGGTCACCCGTCGTGTAGACGCTGCCTTTGTGCAGCTGAGGGAAAAGTACTTCTTAGCCCCTGCCGCACAATACGTATTTATATTCACATGTGCCTGTTGTGGGAACAGGGCCGGCAGATCACGATGATCAGGGTGAGCAGAGATCAAACTATTGATTTTGGAGGGGAGCCACAGGCAATCTGGGTGAGGGGAAGGATACGGGAATAGAAATGTCCACTTGCCTCTCCATGGTCTCCTCCATCCTGTTCCTCCCAAAGGGTGTGCTAGAGGGCGCTATTCCTTCTCCTGCAGTGCCTGGAGCCCTGCGGCAGCCTTAACCAGGTACCAGCTGCTTTCATCTTTGCAGTCTGGTCAAAAATGCTGGAGATGTCTTTTCAGCATCTGATAACAGGCTCATCCTTAAGGaaagatgtggggaaaagggaggaagaatGCTCAACTCTACTAAGCTTCGCATAAGACTCTTAGAGTCACAGGTGAAAAAACATGAGATACCAGATTTGCTTCTTGGTTTTGGATGCCCTTCCAGGTAGATTCCCACTTCATGGATCTTCACAGAAGTTAGGATTCAATCAGAGCTAGAAAAATACACAAGGGCTAAGGCTGAATTACAGGTTATAGAGGGCAGGGACCTTCTCACTGATCACTGCCATATTTAGCTCGACATGGCTATTTCATCAGCACATGTGTGGAAggacagggggtgggggtggggtattACACTTCTGGGTCTCTTCTCTCCTCAAAAGGGATCACAAGAATTAACTTTGCCGAAGTCAGACTCTCGAGGGTACGTAGTGCGAAATCAGTGGTCTCGAACTTCACGGAGCCCATCCACCAGACCTCCATCAGCAGAGGAGTCCAGAAGCAAGAACACCAGTCTTAAGGTAGAGATGGGCACGAAAGGGAAGAGCACATTGcagaataatagtaataataacagcaatgTGCATTGAtactttctatgtgccaggccctgttctgtgtattttatatctTTCAGCTAATTAGTGtcacccactcccacccccactaATCCCCAGCgtaaggaaactgaaacacagtCACCTAAGATTTCTCATTAGTAATGCCCACAGAACTAAATCAAAACCTAGAGTCTCTAGGTCTCTAAACGGCTCCCTGAATGATTAAACTCCACGGTTTCTCCTTCCTTACTTCAcacatttaaaaactattcattGAATACTCAAGACTCAGAAGAGGGGGTGAAAAGGTCAACAAAGGAGATAAATTGTTGAAGAATACTAGGCTGTGTGACACTGTGAGCCCTTAACTAGGCCCagtcacacaaaagaaaaagtctGTCGTGAGATTAAGTTTTTGAATGCAGAGGGTGACCCGGTCCCAGGCACTGGGAGAAACAATCTGTCTATCTTTGTGAGGACTGGCTCAATAATTTAACCAAGAACTTGCCTTTTGAAACTTGTGAAACAGTCACAAAAGCTGGAATGATATATGGATACTTATAATCTCTCTTACACCTTAGTGAAAGAGTCCTTTCTCTAGAAAGATTGCTTCCAGTTTAGGAAGATGATTCTCTCCAGTTGAACTTCCCTGGCACAAGAAACTCTGAAGGGGAGTCACTTGATTCTCCAGCCTGCCGACCTTCCCAGTATTCGCTGCTTTAACTACAGGGGGCAAAGGTGGAGAAACATGTCCCGACATGATGCTTTATAGAGCCTTCAGTGGTGGGGACTTCCAGTCCAGCCACTCGCTGAGTTAACTGGAGGTGGCAGGTGGAGACAGGGGCAAGCAAGGTCCCTTACTCAAGCCCTCTGTCCTACCTGGAGGTCTCTGACTAAGCAGGTGTATGTGAACAAAGTGACAGAACTTTGTAAAGTGTGTGCCGACTATGTAGGAGCAAGGAAAAGGACCTCCACCCTGTCTATCacaaaaggaaatgaacaaagaaagtgaaaggggcTGACAGGGCAGCTGGGGAAAATGAGAGCTGTCTTTGTGTTCACATAACAGAAATGTCTAACATTTGGAGCCCCTTAAGCcctatttaagggcttccctcatagctcagtcggtaaagaatctgcctgcaatgcaggagacccaggttcgattcctgggttgggaagatcccctggagaaggaaatggcagcccactccggtattcttgcctggagaatccctagaggagcctggcaggctacagtccatagggtcgcaagagttggacacgacttagcaactaaattactactactactactaagccCTATTTAAAAGAAGCTGAGATGAACCAGGATCCATGTAAGAGCTAGGAATGGAACAGACAGAAGGGACAGCTCCTTGATGCCAGCTGGGCGGAGAGGAGTACAGGGACCCTAAGCAAGCATGGAACCCAGAGGCCCACTTTCTTGTTCCAGCTCCCCAATAGCTCCACGACCTCCCGGACTTCATCCACCTCCCCTAGCCATCAAGAGTCACCGAAACAGCTGTCAGCACAGCCCTCACCAACCACGCAAAACATGCCACTCGACTCACGGAATTCCATGTCCCCGGAGGCCCAGCTGCAGACCACGTCCCGGCGCACCACCAAGTCTGAGAATCCTGACACCTGGTCTCACAGCACGGGGCGGGAGATGCGAGAGAGCCGGGAGAAGAGAGAGTCCCGGGACACGCGAGACATGTCCCGCTCCCGGGACTCGCACGATTCCAGGGACACACACCAGCGGGAATACTCGCGCACGCCTCCCTCCGAATGGAAATCCTATACTCAGCGCAGGATGCTCTACCCCTCTCAGATGGACCACGACTGTGTGTCCGAACTGGCCAGGAAacgagaggaagaggaggacgaGGATGAGGCCTACTGGGCGTCCGTGAGAACACTGTACGAGAAGACACCCAACTGCTCGCGCCCCAGGCCGGTGAGCAGGGCCTGCCTCCCCTGGGCACCTGGGTTTATCCCCACGCAGCCCAGCCCTGAGGCCTAGCTCCTCTCCGTGGTGCAGGGAAGCTCACTCAGGCCACTGCTTCTCCTCCCTAAACCTGCCCCTCTGCACTGTAAACGCGAGGATCCCATTCTTGGCTGTCTCCAGCATCCCAGTCCTCCAAGCCAGGACCACCTATTTGCTTCCCACCCTACCCTGGCATGAGCTCTATTCCTGACCCCTTTGTATCTATGTGACTGTCCTCCTGTTGGTGCCCCTCTCTGCAGCCCAAACCCAAGCATGCCATCACTGTTGCTGTGTCATCCGGGGCACTCTTCAACATGATGGACAGCAGGAAAATCTATGATGAAGAGGGTCTGGAGAAATACATGGAGTATCAGCTTACCAACGAGAATGTCGTCTTGACCCCAGGGCCGGCCTTCCGCTTTGTCAAGGTACTCTGCAAAGCTGTCTCTGGCCCTCCAGGACTTTAGAGGGCAGGCAAGGACCCATGCCAACCCTTAGGATCTCATCCAGTTTTCCTTATCATTCCTAGTCCACCCTTGTCATTCTTGCCATTTGCAAGTTGACCCTAGGTCACTTTGTATTTTCAAAGAAACTTCAACACTGTTGAGGGAGGGACTGCAGCCCGAGGTTTGGAACTctgagtccaaatcctgagaTCTGTAACAGAAATGATCATTCCCTCCACAGAAGGAGCAATAACCAGAAGCAATAGTGAGTTTACAATTCCAAGTAGTAGAAATGAAACACCCCATTCAAATATGATGAAATTCACATTAGCTTCTCCTGCCCCAaacacagcacattaaaaaagtcAAGATGCTCTTGGCACTTAGGGGCATGATTTTAATAGAGAAAGTAATCTTGGAATTTGCACTAAAATGTATAGCACTTCTAGCTCTGATCCCCTATACAGCTTATACAAATATGATACAATAACATCATAACCAGGCAGAAACAAATGACACCTCTGCTAGTTGTAAGTAGAAAGTAGTTATGGAGCATAGTGGAATCATTGGAGGAAACCACAAACCTATTCTAAAgactcacatttaaaaaatagacaaaatgctCACTTTGGCGGCACTTGTGctaaaattggaacaatacaGAGACCATTAACATGGCCTCTGTGCAAGGATAACATGAGAACTCTTGAGGCAGCCTATATgtttcacaataaaaaataatcatcagATGATCAAAAAAGGCAGGTTTTatgaatcaaaaacaaaaatagacaaaccCTAAAAGGGTTAGCCTGATCTTATGTCTACCTCACAGAAATAATTCTAGTAAACCAAAACATCACCCatctttcaataaacatttgctgaggTCCTTTGTATGAGAGGCTGAAAATACTGAAATGAATGGCATAACCCTGCCTTAAAGGAGCCACAATCTCTCAGGGAAGAGTCTTTGGAGCTTGAATTGGACACCTAAGGGATCCGTTCCCTCCAGACCCCCGATGCCCACCTTGCCTGGCCCTCCTCACACACGTCCGTGTTTGTAACCTGCAGGCACTGCAGCATGTCAACTGTAGACTCCGTGAGCTGTATCCTGACGAACAGGACTTATTTGATATTGTACTGATGACTAATAACCATGCCCAAGTGGGAGTGCGGCTTATAAACAGCGTCAATCACTACggtaagtaaaataaataccGTGTGGAGGAACAGCTTGCTGCTCTGGAAGAGAGAAGCCATGTTATTTTGCTCGCCGTGGCCTAACTAATGCAGCCTCTTTGATACTGACACCCCCTTCTGCGTGAGAATGTTTATTTGCCTATGTCAGAACAAGAGAGGCCATGTTCATTTTTAACTTCAGCCCAGAGTCGGGCCCAAAGCTCTGGACTTAACTTGTCAAGTGTGAATTTCAAAGTCTTAATCCCAGGCCCTGCAATATATTTCTCTGTTTTACGTTTTTCACTTCTGAACTTGACTTCAAGGAGCCGTCAGCCTAGGGCTTTCTCTGTGTGATCAGACTTCTTGCTCACCACAGATACATGTTAAAGGTTTTAAGGTTTTTACCTTTCCTTTCCACTCTTAACATCTGACTCTCCCCGGCTGCTTGCCCCATACATCAAATTCATACCCATGCCAGCAAAACTGTCTTTATTCCTTTACAGGGAAAATTTGTTTGACACTAGACTCTTCATGACATCTCCATCAGTGTGTTAGAGAGTTTCAAGGGAGGTCCCCATTTTTCCTCTTATGAATTTACCTGACTTATGTGGAGACCTTTAGCCTATTTGCTAAGTGACATGTCCAGTCTTAACGGGTATGTCcaagaaaaaataagatttaaatttGGTAAAAcgattatcctttaattaaaaataaataaacttaatttaaaaatacttttattactaAATACAAAATTACTTTCTAGACAGTCCGTGCCAATTCATACTTTCATCCATAGTGTATGTAAGTGCCTATTTTACAGACTTCTCACCAGcatctagtgtttttttttaaaactttggttGATTCAGAAGGCATTTAAAGGTCTATTAATTTTTAGTCTGATAATGACctcatttaaaatttcaagtcAAGAGAGACAATTTCAGACCTTTTGTTCTTCAGTTTTAGGGAAATAGTTTAAACCCTATCACTACTGACTATTACACTGTATTGTTACTAAGAAAATATGGAAATGGTACTTAAAAATAGAGCCACATCTCAGGCGGCCCTCTCATCAAGTGAGGAGGCTATAGCTGAAGTAAAGGTGCACTCTTCTAGCCTAGACAAGAGTCAATGTTACCTAGTGGGCTTAAACAAGTACTTATGTCTCAGTCTCCTTTTCTATAATGAGGATAATAATGCCTGCCATAACAGTTGTTGTGACAGTAAACTGGCGTGGCCTATCTGGACATACTTCATAAATTATTATGCAGCAGACACACCTACTATTATATAAAATAGCTGAGACATTTTTCAATATTGGTACTATGAacataattctaaaatttctctAGGCACTCAGTTATTCTGAAGgcagctttaatttgcatttccagtAAGCATGCTGTCTTTAacttgctgccataacaaagtctTTCTTGCCTGATAATAGGATTACTAATTGACCGCTTCTGTCTGACTGGAGGAAAAAGCCCCATTGGCTATTTGAAGGCATATCTTACCAACTTGTATGTTTCTGCGGATTCTGACAAAGTACTAGAAGCAATACAAGAAGGTATTCCTTGGTTTTTTCTTTCTCGTTAATAAAGAAGTCTCACTAGTGTTTCCTTGGGCTCCAGTGATTATGTTGTTTACATCACTGTCACTGGATTTTCTGCTAAGGTGTTTCCACAAGTGGAAGCCCCTAAGTTTGTCTGTTAGAGCTTTGACCTTCCTTGAGGTGGACGTCTTCAGTGATTGTCCTACACCCATTTTACACCCTCCCATCCCTTATAGCAACAGAGGCAGCTCAAAGACAGCTCGTTTGAGATGTGTGGTTGTGAAGAGGAGTTGAGTTGTCAGGTAATAGCCAGAGAGGAAATTCAAGGTCTGGGAGGACtattcttagttttgtttttaaatagtagACCCTAAAACTCATGGGCCTAAGACTGTTTATTAATTCCAATGGTCTGCCAGGGATCGCCTCCGCAACGATGTATGAAGGCGCCAAGGACATGTCTTACTGCGACACACAGCTCCGTGTGGTCTTTGATGGGGACGCCGTCCTCTTCTGTGAGGAGCCTGAACACAGTACCAAGGATCACGGGCTGGACAAATGCTTCCAACATGAAGCCCTAGCAGACAATAAGCCTCTTGGTCAGGTAGGTTCAGTGAAAGCTGCTTTATTTCGATCTACTTATTTTCCAACATATAGATATAATTATTTCTTcac is a genomic window containing:
- the LOC113901538 gene encoding cytosolic 5'-nucleotidase 1B-like — encoded protein: MSQTSLKQKKKNETGSRYSKDSLEGDKSRKDSEKSVRLTTQGSQELTLPKSDSRGYVVRNQWSRTSRSPSTRPPSAEESRSKNTSLKLPNSSTTSRTSSTSPSHQESPKQLSAQPSPTTQNMPLDSRNSMSPEAQLQTTSRRTTKSENPDTWSHSTGREMRESREKRESRDTRDMSRSRDSHDSRDTHQREYSRTPPSEWKSYTQRRMLYPSQMDHDCVSELARKREEEEDEDEAYWASVRTLYEKTPNCSRPRPPKPKHAITVAVSSGALFNMMDSRKIYDEEGLEKYMEYQLTNENVVLTPGPAFRFVKALQHVNCRLRELYPDEQDLFDIVLMTNNHAQVGVRLINSVNHYGLLIDRFCLTGGKSPIGYLKAYLTNLYVSADSDKVLEAIQEGIASATMYEGAKDMSYCDTQLRVVFDGDAVLFCEEPEHSTKDHGLDKCFQHEALADNKPLGQGPLKGFMEDLGRLQKKFYAKDERLCCPIRTYLVTARSAASSGARVLKTLRRWGLEIDEALFLAGAPKGPILAKIRPHLFFDDHMFHIEGAQKYGTTTAHVPYGISQK